From the genome of Deltaproteobacteria bacterium, one region includes:
- a CDS encoding LuxR C-terminal-related transcriptional regulator, with amino-acid sequence MVAQEDGRLVALDPAARRLLGDALGRECWRAVGGLADAEGLPCQTGCVGALLRRGKMASQHTPVRLRGARHLLTCVPLDDDRVVCVLSASADRPPETWQILSPREHEVLQLLSEGRTTAAIAARLELSEATVRTHVEHMRAKLGVSTRAALVARGFALGFLG; translated from the coding sequence GTGGTCGCCCAGGAGGACGGGCGGCTCGTCGCGCTCGACCCGGCCGCGCGCCGGCTGCTCGGGGACGCCCTCGGGCGGGAGTGCTGGCGCGCGGTCGGAGGCCTCGCGGACGCCGAGGGGCTTCCGTGCCAGACCGGCTGCGTGGGCGCGCTGCTGCGGCGGGGCAAGATGGCGTCGCAGCACACGCCGGTCCGGCTGCGCGGCGCGCGCCACCTGCTCACCTGCGTGCCGCTCGACGACGACCGGGTCGTCTGCGTGCTGAGCGCGAGCGCGGATCGACCTCCCGAGACGTGGCAGATCCTGAGCCCCCGCGAGCACGAGGTGCTCCAGCTCCTCTCCGAGGGCCGCACCACCGCGGCGATCGCGGCGCGGCTCGAGCTGAGCGAGGCCACCGTGCGCACGCACGTGGAGCACATGCGGGCGAAGCTCGGGGTGAGCACCCGGGCCGCGCTGGTGGCGCGTGGCTTCGCGCTGGGCTTCCTCGGTTAG
- a CDS encoding Crp/Fnr family transcriptional regulator, with product MHSGKPIEPEAALQGVELFRVLSPERLARLRPRLREKSFQRQQVLYFEGSPADRLWVVRTGQVRLYKSSSDGQLTTLDVLAEGEAFGVLSALETHVYPASAEAVTAGSAWWLPRESFQRLLEEEPALNAEILRILLRRLREAHDRLRSFAHDPAPARLAAALLRAAAPKGEAHVTRRALAEAAGTTVETAIRVLRRLEREGIVEGRVGCIRIVDESRLREVSRG from the coding sequence GTGCACAGCGGCAAGCCCATCGAGCCGGAGGCGGCCCTGCAGGGGGTGGAGCTCTTCCGCGTGCTGTCGCCCGAACGCCTGGCGCGGTTGCGGCCCCGCCTGCGGGAGAAGAGCTTCCAGCGCCAGCAGGTGCTCTACTTCGAGGGGAGCCCCGCCGACCGGCTCTGGGTGGTGCGCACGGGCCAGGTCCGGCTCTACAAGAGCTCGAGCGACGGCCAGCTCACGACCCTCGACGTGCTCGCCGAGGGCGAAGCCTTCGGCGTCCTGTCGGCGCTCGAGACCCACGTCTACCCCGCGAGTGCCGAGGCCGTCACTGCCGGCAGCGCGTGGTGGCTGCCCCGCGAGAGCTTCCAGCGCCTGCTCGAGGAGGAACCGGCCCTCAACGCCGAGATCCTGCGCATCCTCTTGCGCCGCTTGCGGGAAGCGCACGACCGCCTGCGGTCCTTCGCCCACGATCCCGCGCCGGCGCGGCTCGCCGCCGCCCTGCTGCGTGCCGCCGCACCGAAGGGCGAGGCGCACGTCACGCGCCGCGCGCTCGCCGAGGCCGCCGGGACCACGGTCGAGACCGCGATCCGGGTGCTGCGGCGCCTCGAGCGCGAAGGGATCGTCGAGGGGCGCGTCGGCTGCATCCGCATCGTCGACGAATCGCGCCTGCGCGAGGTCTCCCGCGGCTGA
- a CDS encoding cytochrome b/b6 domain-containing protein: MRVAPGRRGARHPGAGVSAVGWRRLLHRSHAAATLVLLASGVLLQAPDLRAGLVGGYGREISLVHRAAGVLFVLVPLAALLRAGRPLARDALRRLDPPDPRAWRQLHLVLSLGATPLLALTGLLPWLGARIPAAIGDLALEAHAALAWLFLAMLAAHLLAVRRKLGARFRDLREGRASPGDEPGDPLELPDEPGRS; this comes from the coding sequence GTGCGCGTGGCGCCCGGCCGGCGCGGTGCGCGGCACCCGGGCGCAGGAGTGAGCGCCGTCGGCTGGCGCCGGCTCCTGCACCGCTCCCACGCCGCCGCCACGCTGGTGCTGCTCGCGTCGGGCGTGCTCCTCCAGGCGCCCGACCTGCGCGCCGGCCTGGTCGGCGGCTACGGGCGCGAGATCTCGCTCGTCCACCGGGCCGCGGGCGTGCTCTTCGTGCTCGTCCCGCTCGCGGCGCTCCTGCGGGCGGGGCGCCCGCTCGCCCGCGACGCGCTGCGCCGCCTCGACCCGCCGGATCCCCGTGCCTGGCGGCAGCTCCACCTCGTGCTCTCGCTCGGCGCCACGCCGCTCCTGGCCCTCACCGGGCTCCTGCCGTGGCTCGGCGCGCGGATCCCGGCCGCGATCGGCGATCTCGCCCTCGAGGCCCACGCCGCGCTCGCGTGGCTCTTCCTCGCGATGCTCGCGGCCCACCTCCTGGCCGTCCGGCGCAAGCTCGGGGCGCGCTTCCGCGACCTGCGCGAGGGCCGCGCGAGCCCCGGCGACGAGCCCGGCGACCCGCTCGAGCTCCCCGACGAGCCGGGCCGGTCCTAA
- a CDS encoding hemerythrin domain-containing protein yields MNQSRGGDTVGQTVRSEHRRLDELFVEVIAVFAPPGAAEEMRDAFAALSEALDLHFEQEDRLYYASIAALRPDLKPEILAISEAHRGFRLALAAIGDQLERGSLAAARRSFAAMTRAFQHHEALEERLLHRVEEAAGMGP; encoded by the coding sequence GTGAACCAGAGCCGAGGTGGGGACACCGTGGGACAGACGGTGCGAAGCGAGCATCGCCGACTCGACGAGCTGTTCGTCGAGGTGATCGCCGTGTTCGCTCCGCCCGGGGCTGCGGAGGAGATGCGCGACGCCTTCGCCGCCCTCTCCGAGGCCTTGGACCTGCACTTCGAGCAGGAGGACCGGCTCTACTACGCCTCGATCGCGGCGCTCCGGCCGGACCTCAAGCCCGAGATCCTCGCCATCTCCGAGGCCCATCGCGGCTTCCGCCTCGCCCTGGCCGCGATCGGAGACCAGCTCGAGCGGGGCAGCCTGGCGGCCGCCCGGCGCAGCTTTGCCGCCATGACCCGCGCCTTCCAGCACCACGAGGCGCTCGAGGAGCGCCTCCTGCACCGCGTCGAGGAAGCCGCCGGGATGGGGCCCTGA
- a CDS encoding wax ester/triacylglycerol synthase family O-acyltransferase encodes MTRVITAAELRQQVLRMTKAGWQRLSTQDTSFLHFEQRATPMHVAAVALFEAGPLRTTDGGIDAARLAKHVEGRLQELPRYRQRLVSHPLTGELLWVDDARFDLSYHLRHVALPRPGSRAALQELTGRLLAQPLDRSRPLWEMWIVEWVEGDRFALVSKVHHCMVDGVAGSSLLTLLFSTRPDEGIRPAPEWHPRAAPGGLELLADELAHRAQGGAGWLRWLGSVAAHPGPALAGVLRTGTAVAQALDAALRLPDPTSLNRPIGPHRRVEWCSLELDAVKKVKNALGGTVNDVVLAIVAGALHRFLGGRTAWPVRLDHRVVIPVNMRPPGDPAPVANHVSALFLSLPVAEPDARRRYERIRRETERLKASRAAEGIDALARLADGLATPWVTRLGVRLVARLRPYNLIVTNVPGPPMPLYVLGARLLELYPHLPLFEHQGLGVAVLSYDGRLGFGLIADREVVPDLAKLARAIPAAFRELAELAAAAADAPGAPRPAARRPQGRARRAP; translated from the coding sequence TGCGCCAGCAGGTTCTGCGCATGACGAAGGCGGGCTGGCAGCGGCTGAGCACCCAGGACACCTCGTTCCTCCACTTCGAGCAGCGCGCCACGCCGATGCACGTCGCGGCCGTGGCGCTCTTCGAGGCCGGGCCGCTGCGCACCACCGACGGCGGGATCGACGCCGCCCGGCTCGCAAAGCACGTCGAGGGGCGCCTGCAGGAGCTGCCGCGCTACCGCCAGCGCCTCGTGTCCCATCCCCTGACCGGGGAGCTGCTCTGGGTCGACGACGCCCGCTTCGATCTCAGCTACCACCTGCGACACGTGGCCCTGCCCCGGCCCGGATCCAGGGCGGCGCTGCAGGAGCTCACCGGCCGCCTGCTCGCCCAGCCGCTCGACCGCAGCCGGCCGCTCTGGGAGATGTGGATCGTCGAATGGGTGGAGGGCGATCGCTTCGCCCTGGTCTCGAAGGTCCATCACTGCATGGTGGACGGAGTCGCCGGCTCGAGCCTGCTCACGCTGCTCTTCAGCACGCGGCCCGACGAAGGGATCCGGCCGGCTCCGGAATGGCACCCGCGAGCGGCGCCCGGCGGTCTCGAGCTCCTCGCGGACGAGCTCGCGCACCGGGCGCAGGGAGGCGCCGGGTGGCTGCGCTGGCTCGGGAGCGTTGCGGCGCACCCGGGTCCTGCGCTCGCGGGCGTGCTCCGGACCGGCACGGCCGTTGCGCAGGCGCTCGATGCAGCCCTGCGCCTGCCGGACCCGACGAGCCTGAACCGGCCGATCGGGCCCCATCGCCGGGTCGAGTGGTGCTCGCTCGAGCTCGACGCGGTGAAGAAGGTCAAGAACGCTCTCGGCGGGACCGTGAACGACGTGGTGCTGGCGATCGTCGCCGGTGCCCTGCATCGTTTCCTCGGCGGGCGTACGGCCTGGCCGGTCCGGCTGGACCACCGGGTGGTGATCCCCGTGAACATGCGGCCACCCGGCGATCCGGCACCCGTGGCCAACCACGTCTCGGCGCTGTTCCTCTCGCTGCCGGTCGCGGAGCCCGATGCGCGGCGCCGCTACGAGCGGATCCGCCGCGAGACCGAGCGGCTCAAGGCCTCGCGGGCTGCGGAGGGGATCGACGCGCTGGCGCGTCTGGCCGACGGGCTCGCCACACCGTGGGTCACGCGCCTCGGCGTCCGCCTCGTCGCCCGGCTGCGGCCCTACAACCTGATCGTGACGAACGTGCCGGGGCCGCCCATGCCGCTCTACGTGCTGGGTGCGCGGCTGCTCGAGCTCTACCCCCACCTCCCGCTCTTCGAGCACCAGGGCCTGGGGGTCGCCGTCCTGAGCTACGACGGGCGGCTCGGCTTCGGACTGATCGCCGACCGCGAGGTGGTGCCGGACCTCGCGAAGCTGGCCCGGGCGATCCCGGCCGCGTTCCGCGAGCTCGCGGAGCTGGCCGCGGCGGCTGCCGATGCACCTGGAGCGCCGAGGCCCGCAGCCCGTCGCCCGCAAGGCCGCGCCCGGCGAGCGCCCTGA
- the mobB gene encoding molybdopterin-guanine dinucleotide biosynthesis protein B gives MGERAKERKRRGVPVVGVVGRSGVGKTSLLELLIAALEERGIAVGAAKHASHGFLADRPGKDSHRLYESGARAVALLSGEQSATFVRRQDPPSIDAALEALPADLDLVLVEGFSWEPIPRVVVAGPGREPRSEGLTAGEVIAVVTVQGYREAGPPRFDGAELEALLQRLVAWVASGADAPVAADASPEEASP, from the coding sequence GTGGGCGAGAGGGCGAAGGAGCGCAAGCGGCGCGGGGTCCCGGTGGTCGGCGTGGTCGGCCGATCGGGTGTCGGGAAGACCTCGCTGCTGGAGCTCCTGATCGCGGCCCTCGAAGAGCGGGGGATCGCGGTCGGCGCGGCGAAGCACGCATCCCATGGGTTCCTGGCCGATCGGCCGGGCAAGGACTCGCACCGGCTCTACGAGTCGGGGGCCCGTGCCGTGGCGCTGCTCTCGGGTGAGCAGAGCGCCACCTTCGTGCGTCGCCAGGATCCGCCCAGCATCGACGCCGCGCTCGAGGCGCTGCCCGCCGATCTCGACCTGGTGCTGGTCGAGGGCTTCTCGTGGGAGCCGATCCCGCGCGTGGTGGTCGCCGGCCCGGGGCGCGAGCCGCGCAGCGAGGGCCTGACGGCCGGCGAGGTGATCGCCGTCGTGACCGTGCAGGGCTACCGCGAAGCGGGGCCGCCGCGCTTCGACGGGGCGGAGCTCGAAGCGCTGCTGCAACGGCTCGTCGCGTGGGTGGCCAGCGGAGCGGACGCCCCGGTCGCCGCCGACGCGAGCCCCGAGGAGGCGAGCCCGTGA